The Shinella zoogloeoides genome contains the following window.
GCTGGCCGACCAGCGTGCCCGTGTCCCCCACCGATATCCTCAGGGCGGACGGGCCGGCCTCTTCCTCCAGCCCCGGCAGGATATAGGGCACGAGGCACTCCATGATGCCCAGCCGGAGCGTACCGGCCCCGCCGCCGCCGGCCTGCTGCAACGCGGCGCGCAGCGCGCTCTCGTCGTCCAGCCAGCGCTCGGCCTGTGCCAGCAGCACCTGCCCCTGCTCCGTCAGTTGCACTCCCTGCGGCATGCGCACGAGGAGCCGGGCGCCGAAGGTCTGTTCCAGGATCTGCATCTGGCGGCTGAGGGCGGAGGCGGAGAGGTTGAGCTTTTCCGCCGCGCGGCGGATCGAGCGCTCGCGCGCCACTTCCACGAAGGTGAAGAACTCCCGCGAGAATGCCGACACAGCCGCCTCCGTGTGCAGTTTTATCGCACACTATGCGCAATTCATTCTAATTGGCGCAAGCCCCCTTCTCGCGCACTCTGAATGCGGGAGTTCCAAGCGTTCAGGAGGAGTGACGAATGCTCGACAAACAGAATAAAGGACAGGCAACGGACAACGACTTGCGCAACCTGCGCGAGACGATGAAGATCGCGGAGGAAAGCCGGGCGGCGGGCAACCACCCGTTCGGCGCGCTACTGGCTGGGCCGGACGGCGCGGTGCTCATCACCTCCGGCAACACGTTCAAGGACGACAAGGGCGTCGGCCACGCCGAGATGAACGTGGCGCGGGACGCAGCAAAAACCTACTCGGCCGAGTTCCTTGCAGAATGCACGCTCGTCACCTCGGTGGAACCGTGCTGCATGTGCTCGGGCGGCACCTATTGGGCCGGCATCGGCCGCGTCGTCTACGGCATGACGGAAAAACGCCTGGCCGAACTGACCGGCGACAACCCGGAAAACCTGACCATGGACATGCCCTGCGAACACATCTTCGACGCCGGGCAGCGCAAGGTCGAGGTCGTCGGCCCCGTCCCGGCGCTCGAAGGGGAGATTGCGAAAGCGCATGAGGGCTTCTGGTGAAAACCGGAAGCCGCCGCCCTTTCCATTTTCCTTTCAGGAGTTCAGCCCATGTCCCGACAAGCGGACCATGGCGCGGCTGCGGCCGGCGCCAACCAGACTGCACGGCATGTTCATCCCGTCGATGAGATCCTGCCGCCCGCCCGCATGGCGGTGCTCGCGCTTCAGCACGTGCTCGTCATGTATACCGGCGCCATCGCCGTACCCTTCATCATCGGCAGCGCCCTTCACCTCACCCAAGCGCAGATCGCCTACCTGATCCAGGCCGACCTCATCACCTGCGGCCTCGCCACGCTGATCCAGACGATCGGCTTCTGGCGCTTCGGGGTGCGCATGCCCCTGATGCAGGGCATCACCTTCGCCGCGATCTCTCCGGTCATCGCCATCGGCAGCAACCCGGCGATCCTGGCGAACGGACCGAATGCCGGCCTGCAGGCGGTCTATGGCGCGGTCATCGCGGCGGGGCTGTTCGCCATCTTCATGGCTCCGCTCGGCCGCTACATCGTCAGGGCCTTCCCGCCCGTCGTCGTCGGTGCGGTGCTGACCGTCATGGGCCTCAGCCTGCTGCCGGTGGCGATCCAGTACGCCCAGGGCGGCTTCGTCGAAGATGCGGGCAGGCCGGCCTATATCGGCCTCGCCTTCCTCGTGCTCGCCGTCATCGTCCTGCTCAATGTGTTCGGTCGCGGCTTCGTGAAGAACATCGCTGTCTTCCTCGGGCTGGTCGTCGGCGTCGTCTTCGCCGCCGTCATGGGCATGCTGGATTTCAGCGCGGTCAGGGACGCGGCCCCGCTCGCCATCGTCACGCCGTTTCATTTCGGCCTGCCGACTTTCCATCTGGTGCCGGTGCTGACCATGTGCCTCGTCGTCGCCATCACCTGGGTGGAATCGGTCGGCGACACGATCGTCGTCGGCGAGATGGTCGGCCGCCCCGCGACGGAACGCACCATCGCCGATCTCCTGCGGGCCGACGGCCTGTCGACCATGCTCGGCGGCATGCTCAACTCGTTCCCCTACACGGCCTTCTCCGAGAATGTCGCGCTGGTGAACATCACGGGCGTGCGCAGCCGCTGGACGGTGGCGCTTGCAGGGGGCTTCCTCGTGGTGCTCGGCCTTTCGCCGGTGCTGGCGACCGCCATCGCCTCGCTGCCGAAGCCCGTGGTCGGCGGCGCCGGGTTCGTCATGTTCGGCACGCTCGTCGTCGTCGGCATGAAGACCCTGCAGAAGATCGACTTCGACACGACCTTCAACAACTTCATGGTGGTGGGCCTCAGCATCGCCATGGCGATGATCACCATCGTCAAGCCGGACTTCTTCCAGTTCATGCCGGATTGGTCCCAGGTGGTCTTCCATTCCCCCGTGATCATGGGTGCGATCACCGCCATCGTCATGAACGCCGCCCTTAACGGGCTGCGCAGCCAGGGGCACGTCGTCATGGCCCACTAGGCTCCCCCTTAGTGCCCGGACGACACCTGCCCGAGGGCCGGAACCGTAAGGTCCCGGCCCTCGGGTCCGTCTATCCGGAAACGCCAAATGCAGAAAACGACGCCCCTCATGCCAACCATGGAGCCTGAACCGATTCGTGGCTGGCGCCGCCTCATATCCGCGCCAGCCTGTATTTCGATCAAGCCGCGAGGTGGGCCTTGTAGAAGGGCCCAAGTTTGGACATCGCCTCTCCCATCTGGTCCGGCGTGTCGTAGAGCGACATGTGGGTA
Protein-coding sequences here:
- a CDS encoding nucleobase:cation symporter-2 family protein, which translates into the protein MSRQADHGAAAAGANQTARHVHPVDEILPPARMAVLALQHVLVMYTGAIAVPFIIGSALHLTQAQIAYLIQADLITCGLATLIQTIGFWRFGVRMPLMQGITFAAISPVIAIGSNPAILANGPNAGLQAVYGAVIAAGLFAIFMAPLGRYIVRAFPPVVVGAVLTVMGLSLLPVAIQYAQGGFVEDAGRPAYIGLAFLVLAVIVLLNVFGRGFVKNIAVFLGLVVGVVFAAVMGMLDFSAVRDAAPLAIVTPFHFGLPTFHLVPVLTMCLVVAITWVESVGDTIVVGEMVGRPATERTIADLLRADGLSTMLGGMLNSFPYTAFSENVALVNITGVRSRWTVALAGGFLVVLGLSPVLATAIASLPKPVVGGAGFVMFGTLVVVGMKTLQKIDFDTTFNNFMVVGLSIAMAMITIVKPDFFQFMPDWSQVVFHSPVIMGAITAIVMNAALNGLRSQGHVVMAH
- a CDS encoding nucleoside deaminase encodes the protein MLDKQNKGQATDNDLRNLRETMKIAEESRAAGNHPFGALLAGPDGAVLITSGNTFKDDKGVGHAEMNVARDAAKTYSAEFLAECTLVTSVEPCCMCSGGTYWAGIGRVVYGMTEKRLAELTGDNPENLTMDMPCEHIFDAGQRKVEVVGPVPALEGEIAKAHEGFW